Proteins from one Bufo gargarizans isolate SCDJY-AF-19 chromosome 8, ASM1485885v1, whole genome shotgun sequence genomic window:
- the LOC122945557 gene encoding mitogen-activated protein kinase 7-like has translation MECRQRPCWKDAPCLVPETPEIKKPITAQERQREREEKRRRRQERVREKEKKQKEKERRDIRKAEGFGGLVLSENDKNLLERWNRMIDQNHPPPPPPICQNAPVPNPAVMCPVAQPLPPQTVFAVTNINPVPEVRNQQNGSVTNPSVAPNIQFIPRCLNPCPVSNLLRYVPPAPTAFQIGPVVLAPHVKPVTTPAAPQLPADVKFIAGGQVLPGPFPAPALLNPTWNRGGHEDGSWPASNTRDRKSSSVTVDPALFLRNSSDLEHPPQQVSGMSYPGGAVVDRHIQENKSQELPPLPAVTFNTTDANTVSPDINLVTQQLSRSQVEDVLPPVFFCHPQRKRRWIWGGLRPGGIFEPVL, from the exons ATGGAGTGTCGGCagcgcccctgctggaaag ATGCTCCGTGTTTGGTTCCAGAAACGCCTGAAATAAAGAAACCAATAACAGCCCAGGAACGTCAGCGGGAACGTGAAGAGAAGAGGAGGCGACGTCAAGAGCGTGTTCGGGAGAAAGAGAAGAAGCAGAAGGAGAAGGAACGTCGTGACATAAGGAAAGCGGAAGGATTTGGAGGGCTGGTTCTGAGTGAAAATGATAAGAACCTTCTGGAGCGCTGGAACCGGATGATTGACCAGAACCATCCGCCACCTCCACCTCCCATCTGCCAAAATGCCCCAGTACCAAATCCAGCAGTGATGTGCCCGGTCGCCCAGCCTCTTCCACCACAGACGGTCTTTGCTGTGACTAACATTAATCCAGTCCCTGAGGTCAGAAACCAGCAGAATGGCAGCGTCACAAATCCGTCCGTTGCGCCCAACATCCAGTTCATTCCCCGCTGCTTAAATCCCTGCCCTGTATCTAACCTACTCCGGTATGTGCCCCCGGCCCCTACAGCCTTCCAGATCGGCCCGGTGGTGTTGGCGCCTCATGTGAAGCCAGTGACTACTCCTGCTGCTCCACAACTTCCTGCAGATGTGAAGTTTATTGCTGGAGGACAAGTCTTACCCGGTCCTTTCCCTGCTCCTGCCCTGCTCAACCCAACGTGGAACAGAGGAGGGCATGAAGATGGCAGCTGGCCTGCGTCCAATACCAGAGACAGGAAAAGCAGCTCCGTCACTGTGGATCCTGCATTGTTCCTGCGCAACTCTTCTGACCTGGAGCATCCCCCGCAGCAGGTTTCTGGAATGTCCTACCCTGGAGGAGCGGTGGTGGATCGTCACATCCAGGAGAACAAGTCCCAGGAGTTGCCACCTCTTCCAGCCGTCACCTTCAACACCACAGACGCCAACACTGTTTCTCCAGATATCAACCTGGTGACGCAGCAGCTGTCGAGGTCTCAG GTGGAGGATGTGTTGCCCCCCGTTtttttctgtcacccccaaaggaAGCGGCGCTGGATATGGGGTGGGCTTCGACCTGGAGGAATTTTTGAACCAGTCCTTTGA
- the MAPK7 gene encoding mitogen-activated protein kinase 7 isoform X2: MEEKESRGEVQDGETSKVEPARCASSTAAKNLAILKERSFDVNFDVGDEYEIIETIGTGAYGVVSSAQRKDTGQKVAIKKIPNAFDVVTNAKRTLRELKILKHFKHDNVIAIKDILRPAIPYCDFKSVYVVLDLMESDLHQIIHSSQPLTLEHARYFLYQLLRGLKYIHSANVLHRDLKPSNLLINENCELKVGDFGMARGLCTKPDEYKYFMTEYVATRWYRAPELMLSLHEYTQAIDMWSVGCIFAEMLGRKQLFPGKNYIHQLQLIMTVLGTPSSQVIHAIGAERVRAYIQSLPSRQPVPWTDLYPQGDRKALNLLSKMLRFDPRERISVREALRHPFLSKYHDPDDEPECVPAFDFGFDKKILTKEQIKEAIVAEIDNFHRRREGIRRQISFKPALKPAVEGPSPETVVREEDFHSPPLPPPSGGLDVDMPSANSAKDRVDFPMESPRVSEKLETIDLTSPVESEDSAPQLVKEEVKEEAPGIKTDPEPVPKREGAISDDTKAALKAALLKSALRNKSKDAPCLVPETPEIKKPITAQERQREREEKRRRRQERVREKEKKQKEKERRDIRKAEGFGGLVLSENDKNLLERWNRMIDQNHPPPPPPICQNAPVPNPAVMCPVAQPLPPQTVFAVTNINPVPEVRNQQNGSVTTPSVAPNIQFIPRCLNPCPVSNLLRYVPPAPTAFQIGPVVLAPHVKPVTTPAAPQLPADVKFIAGGQVLPGPFPAPALLNPTWNRGGHEDGSWPASDTRDRKSSSVTVDPALFLRNSSDLEHPPQQVSGMPYPGGAVVDRHIQENKSQELPPLPAVTFNTTDANTVSPDINLVTQQLSRSQVEDVLPPVFSVTPKGSGAGYGVGFDLEEFLNQSFEMAPENRESLVDSTPLSASLLADWLDVHRMNPADLAILQEDLQLGSPMSLSDIPDLQDG, from the exons TGAGTATGAGATCATCGAGACCATCGGCACCGGCGCCTACGGCGTGGTGTCATCTGCGCAGAGAAAAGACACCG GTCAGAAGGTCGCCATCAAGAAGATCCCTAACGCCTTTGATGTGGTGACCAATGCCAAGCGCACCCTGAGAGAGCTGAAGATCCTGAAGCACTTCAAACACGACAACGTCATCGCCATCAAGGACATCCTGAGGCCGGCCATCCCCTACTGCGACTTCAAGTCCGT ATACGTGGTGCTTGACCTCATGGAGAGCGACCTCCACCAGATTATCCACTCCTCGCAGCCGCTGACCTTAGAGCATGCCCGCTACTTCCTGTACCAGCTGCTGCGGGGTCTGAAGTACATCCACTCTGCCAACGTCCTGCACCGGGACCTGAAGCCGAGTAACCTTCTGATCAATGAGAACTGCGAGCTGAAGGTCGGAGACTTTGGGATGGCGCGGGGGCTCTGCACTAAGCCCGATGAGTACAAGTACTTTATGACAGAGTATGTGGCCACCCGCTGGTACCGCGCCCCCGAGCTGATGCTGTCTCTGCATGAGTACACCCAGGCCATAGACATGTGGTCAGTGGGCTGCATCTTCGCTGAAATGCTGGGGCGCAAGCAGTTATTCCCCGGGAAGAACTACATCCACCAGCTGCAGCTCATCATGACCGTGCTCGGGACACCGTCCAGCCAAGTCATCCATGCCATCGGTGCGGAAAGGGTGCGAGCCTACATCCAGAGCCTACCTTCTCGTCAGCCGGTGCCATGGACGGACCTGTACCCTCAAGGAGACCGCAAAGCCCTCAACCTCTTGTCCAAAATGTTGCGGTTTGACCCAAGGGAACGGATTTCTGTGCGGGAAGCCCTGCGCCACCCTTTCTTGTCTAAATACCACGACCCAGATGACGAGCCGGAATGTGTGCCTGCTTTTGACTTTGGCTTTGACAAGAAGATCTTGACCAAAGAGCAGATTAAAGAGGCCATTGTGGCAGAAATTGACAACTTCCACCGCCGGCGAGAAGGCATCCGTCGGCAGATCAGCTTCAAACCTGCCTTAAAACCCGCAGTAGAGGGGCCAAGTCCAGAGACTGTGGTGAGAGAAGAAGACTTCCACTCACCACCACTTCCTCCACCCTCAGGAGGACTGGATGTGGACATGCCTAGTGCTAACTCTGCCAAGGACAGGGTGGACTTTCCTATGGAGTCGCCTAGAGTTTCCGAGAAGCTGGAGACCATCGACCTAACGTCTCCTGTGGAGAGCGAAGACTCGGCACCACAGCTGGTAAAGGAAGAGGTGAAAGAGGAGGCGCCGGGCATTAAAACCGATCCAGAACCTGTGCCAAAGAGAGAGGGCGCCATATCAGATGATACCAAGGCTGCACTAAAGGCTGCACTACTGAAATCAGCCCTGCGGAATAAATCCAAAG ATGCTCCGTGTTTGGTTCCAGAAACGCCTGAAATAAAGAAACCAATAACAGCCCAGGAACGTCAGCGGGAACGTGAAGAGAAGAGGAGGCGACGTCAAGAGCGTGTTCGGGAGAAAGAGAAGAAGCAGAAGGAGAAGGAACGTCGTGACATAAGGAAAGCGGAAGGATTTGGAGGGCTGGTTCTGAGTGAAAATGATAAGAACCTTCTGGAGCGCTGGAACCGGATGATTGACCAGAACCATCCGCCACCTCCACCTCCCATCTGCCAAAATGCCCCAGTACCAAATCCAGCAGTGATGTGCCCGGTCGCCCAGCCTCTTCCACCACAGACGGTCTTTGCTGTGACGAACATTAATCCAGTCCCTGAGGTCAGAAACCAGCAGAATGGCAGCGTCACAACTCCGTCCGTTGCGCCCAACATCCAGTTCATTCCCCGCTGCTTAAATCCCTGCCCTGTATCTAACCTACTCCGGTATGTGCCCCCGGCCCCTACAGCCTTCCAGATTGGCCCGGTGGTGTTGGCGCCTCATGTGAAGCCAGTGACTACTCCTGCTGCTCCACAACTTCCTGCAGATGTGAAGTTTATTGCTGGAGGACAAGTCTTACCCGGTCCTTTCCCTGCTCCTGCCCTGCTCAACCCAACGTGGAACAGAGGAGGGCATGAAGATGGCAGCTGGCCTGCGTCCGATACCAGAGACAGGAAAAGCAGCTCCGTCACTGTGGATCCTGCATTGTTCCTGCGCAACTCTTCTGACCTGGAGCATCCCCCGCAGCAGgtttctggaatgccctaccctgGAGGAGCGGTGGTGGATCGTCACATCCAGGAGAACAAGTCCCAGGAGTTGCCACCTCTTCCAGCCGTCACCTTCAACACCACAGACGCCAACACTGTTTCTCCAGATATCAACCTGGTGACGCAGCAGCTGTCGAGGTCTCAG GTGGAGGATGTGTTGCCCCCCGTtttttctgtcacccccaaaggaAGCGGCGCTGGATATGGGGTGGGCTTCGACCTGGAGGAATTTTTGAACCAGTCCTTTGAGATGGCTCCAGAAAACCGTGAGAG CCTGGTGGACTCCACTCCTCTGTCAGCATCGCTCCTGGCCGACTGGCTGGATGTTCATCGCATGAACCCCGCAGACTTGGCCATTCTTCAGGAGGACCTTCAGCTGGGATCTCCCATGAGCCTGTCCGACATTCCCGACCTCCAGGACGGCTGA
- the MAPK7 gene encoding mitogen-activated protein kinase 7 isoform X1 codes for MSPLKDPGTCLQRRCRKTMEEKESRGEVQDGETSKVEPARCASSTAAKNLAILKERSFDVNFDVGDEYEIIETIGTGAYGVVSSAQRKDTGQKVAIKKIPNAFDVVTNAKRTLRELKILKHFKHDNVIAIKDILRPAIPYCDFKSVYVVLDLMESDLHQIIHSSQPLTLEHARYFLYQLLRGLKYIHSANVLHRDLKPSNLLINENCELKVGDFGMARGLCTKPDEYKYFMTEYVATRWYRAPELMLSLHEYTQAIDMWSVGCIFAEMLGRKQLFPGKNYIHQLQLIMTVLGTPSSQVIHAIGAERVRAYIQSLPSRQPVPWTDLYPQGDRKALNLLSKMLRFDPRERISVREALRHPFLSKYHDPDDEPECVPAFDFGFDKKILTKEQIKEAIVAEIDNFHRRREGIRRQISFKPALKPAVEGPSPETVVREEDFHSPPLPPPSGGLDVDMPSANSAKDRVDFPMESPRVSEKLETIDLTSPVESEDSAPQLVKEEVKEEAPGIKTDPEPVPKREGAISDDTKAALKAALLKSALRNKSKDAPCLVPETPEIKKPITAQERQREREEKRRRRQERVREKEKKQKEKERRDIRKAEGFGGLVLSENDKNLLERWNRMIDQNHPPPPPPICQNAPVPNPAVMCPVAQPLPPQTVFAVTNINPVPEVRNQQNGSVTTPSVAPNIQFIPRCLNPCPVSNLLRYVPPAPTAFQIGPVVLAPHVKPVTTPAAPQLPADVKFIAGGQVLPGPFPAPALLNPTWNRGGHEDGSWPASDTRDRKSSSVTVDPALFLRNSSDLEHPPQQVSGMPYPGGAVVDRHIQENKSQELPPLPAVTFNTTDANTVSPDINLVTQQLSRSQVEDVLPPVFSVTPKGSGAGYGVGFDLEEFLNQSFEMAPENRESLVDSTPLSASLLADWLDVHRMNPADLAILQEDLQLGSPMSLSDIPDLQDG; via the exons TGAGTATGAGATCATCGAGACCATCGGCACCGGCGCCTACGGCGTGGTGTCATCTGCGCAGAGAAAAGACACCG GTCAGAAGGTCGCCATCAAGAAGATCCCTAACGCCTTTGATGTGGTGACCAATGCCAAGCGCACCCTGAGAGAGCTGAAGATCCTGAAGCACTTCAAACACGACAACGTCATCGCCATCAAGGACATCCTGAGGCCGGCCATCCCCTACTGCGACTTCAAGTCCGT ATACGTGGTGCTTGACCTCATGGAGAGCGACCTCCACCAGATTATCCACTCCTCGCAGCCGCTGACCTTAGAGCATGCCCGCTACTTCCTGTACCAGCTGCTGCGGGGTCTGAAGTACATCCACTCTGCCAACGTCCTGCACCGGGACCTGAAGCCGAGTAACCTTCTGATCAATGAGAACTGCGAGCTGAAGGTCGGAGACTTTGGGATGGCGCGGGGGCTCTGCACTAAGCCCGATGAGTACAAGTACTTTATGACAGAGTATGTGGCCACCCGCTGGTACCGCGCCCCCGAGCTGATGCTGTCTCTGCATGAGTACACCCAGGCCATAGACATGTGGTCAGTGGGCTGCATCTTCGCTGAAATGCTGGGGCGCAAGCAGTTATTCCCCGGGAAGAACTACATCCACCAGCTGCAGCTCATCATGACCGTGCTCGGGACACCGTCCAGCCAAGTCATCCATGCCATCGGTGCGGAAAGGGTGCGAGCCTACATCCAGAGCCTACCTTCTCGTCAGCCGGTGCCATGGACGGACCTGTACCCTCAAGGAGACCGCAAAGCCCTCAACCTCTTGTCCAAAATGTTGCGGTTTGACCCAAGGGAACGGATTTCTGTGCGGGAAGCCCTGCGCCACCCTTTCTTGTCTAAATACCACGACCCAGATGACGAGCCGGAATGTGTGCCTGCTTTTGACTTTGGCTTTGACAAGAAGATCTTGACCAAAGAGCAGATTAAAGAGGCCATTGTGGCAGAAATTGACAACTTCCACCGCCGGCGAGAAGGCATCCGTCGGCAGATCAGCTTCAAACCTGCCTTAAAACCCGCAGTAGAGGGGCCAAGTCCAGAGACTGTGGTGAGAGAAGAAGACTTCCACTCACCACCACTTCCTCCACCCTCAGGAGGACTGGATGTGGACATGCCTAGTGCTAACTCTGCCAAGGACAGGGTGGACTTTCCTATGGAGTCGCCTAGAGTTTCCGAGAAGCTGGAGACCATCGACCTAACGTCTCCTGTGGAGAGCGAAGACTCGGCACCACAGCTGGTAAAGGAAGAGGTGAAAGAGGAGGCGCCGGGCATTAAAACCGATCCAGAACCTGTGCCAAAGAGAGAGGGCGCCATATCAGATGATACCAAGGCTGCACTAAAGGCTGCACTACTGAAATCAGCCCTGCGGAATAAATCCAAAG ATGCTCCGTGTTTGGTTCCAGAAACGCCTGAAATAAAGAAACCAATAACAGCCCAGGAACGTCAGCGGGAACGTGAAGAGAAGAGGAGGCGACGTCAAGAGCGTGTTCGGGAGAAAGAGAAGAAGCAGAAGGAGAAGGAACGTCGTGACATAAGGAAAGCGGAAGGATTTGGAGGGCTGGTTCTGAGTGAAAATGATAAGAACCTTCTGGAGCGCTGGAACCGGATGATTGACCAGAACCATCCGCCACCTCCACCTCCCATCTGCCAAAATGCCCCAGTACCAAATCCAGCAGTGATGTGCCCGGTCGCCCAGCCTCTTCCACCACAGACGGTCTTTGCTGTGACGAACATTAATCCAGTCCCTGAGGTCAGAAACCAGCAGAATGGCAGCGTCACAACTCCGTCCGTTGCGCCCAACATCCAGTTCATTCCCCGCTGCTTAAATCCCTGCCCTGTATCTAACCTACTCCGGTATGTGCCCCCGGCCCCTACAGCCTTCCAGATTGGCCCGGTGGTGTTGGCGCCTCATGTGAAGCCAGTGACTACTCCTGCTGCTCCACAACTTCCTGCAGATGTGAAGTTTATTGCTGGAGGACAAGTCTTACCCGGTCCTTTCCCTGCTCCTGCCCTGCTCAACCCAACGTGGAACAGAGGAGGGCATGAAGATGGCAGCTGGCCTGCGTCCGATACCAGAGACAGGAAAAGCAGCTCCGTCACTGTGGATCCTGCATTGTTCCTGCGCAACTCTTCTGACCTGGAGCATCCCCCGCAGCAGgtttctggaatgccctaccctgGAGGAGCGGTGGTGGATCGTCACATCCAGGAGAACAAGTCCCAGGAGTTGCCACCTCTTCCAGCCGTCACCTTCAACACCACAGACGCCAACACTGTTTCTCCAGATATCAACCTGGTGACGCAGCAGCTGTCGAGGTCTCAG GTGGAGGATGTGTTGCCCCCCGTtttttctgtcacccccaaaggaAGCGGCGCTGGATATGGGGTGGGCTTCGACCTGGAGGAATTTTTGAACCAGTCCTTTGAGATGGCTCCAGAAAACCGTGAGAG CCTGGTGGACTCCACTCCTCTGTCAGCATCGCTCCTGGCCGACTGGCTGGATGTTCATCGCATGAACCCCGCAGACTTGGCCATTCTTCAGGAGGACCTTCAGCTGGGATCTCCCATGAGCCTGTCCGACATTCCCGACCTCCAGGACGGCTGA